A single window of Megalobrama amblycephala isolate DHTTF-2021 unplaced genomic scaffold, ASM1881202v1 scaffold379, whole genome shotgun sequence DNA harbors:
- the LOC125261242 gene encoding uncharacterized protein LOC125261242, which translates to MKALVCILLLLETFVFVVQQQVDGGLNENEISQQISSEDGRQNPPQTDTLRAEASTDSQQYCDLGIPDIHAALRELTATVTEQKEKNRELTATITEQKENIRELTATVTEQKENIRELRDEMNKKNNEISNLTLSQVEELRKENRDREIAFSAALMESGSGYIGPFTTAITLTYRNVFTNIGNAYNPITGIFTAPLKGAYMFRVSVYGHGPTPATADIVKNGQRVVIAHDHQPQNALSSSNGVVLILEVGDVVYVRLWSGRRVYDVGNKHSTFSGYLLFPLK; encoded by the exons ATGAAGGCTTTAGTAtgtatactgctgctgttggaaacctttgtgtttgtcgtccagcagcaggtagatggaggactcaatgagaatgagatcagtcaacagatcAGCTCTGAGGACGGAAGACAGAATCCACCTCAAACAGACACTTTGAGAGCTGAAGCTTCAACTGACAGCCAACAATACTGTGATCTGGGCATCCCTGACATCCATGCAGCActgagagaactgaccgccaccgttacagagcagaaagaaaagaacagagaactgaccgccaccattacagagcagaaagaaaacatcagagaactgaccgccaccgttacagagcagaaagaaaacatcagagaactgaggGATGAGATGAACAAGAAAAATAATG aaatttcAAATCTTACTCTGAGTCAAGTGGAGGAGTTGAGAAAGGAAAATAGAG acagagaaatagcTTTTTCAGCTGCACTGATGGAATCTGGCAGTGGATATATTGGTCCTTTTACCACTGCGATCACACTAACCTACAGGAACGTCTTCACAAACATAGGCAACGCCTACAACCCAATTACAG gtattttcacagccccactgaaaggagcgtaCATGTTCAGAGTCTCTGTATATGGTCATGGCCCAACTCCAGCAACTGCAGACATTGTTAAGAATGGACAGCGTGTGGTTATAGCTCATGATCATCAGCCTCAGAATGCATTAAGCTCCTCGAATGGAGttgtgttgatcctggaggttgGAGATGTTGTCTATGTGAGACTTTGGTCTGGCAGGAGGGTATATGATGTCGGGAATAAGCACAGCACTTTCAGTGGTTATCTGCTGTTTCCCTTAAAATAA